AAGTCCCACCAGGTGATGCGAAGGAGAGAGCTGTGATTAATGCAAGAGGACCCtcacccaccacccaccacccaccacccaaACAACAAAAGCTGGACTTCGGTGCAAAATCGGTAAGTGGGGGAGAGTTAAAGAAGTTGGTCGGGCAGTATGTTGTAGAGGAAATGCTACCCTTAAACACAGTTGACTCCATAGACAcatagacgccgcattgactgtggagaggcgtgcctaaagtaGCTACAGGGCTAGCAGAGACCGATTTTcaaacggtttgatttgttaaaacatgtctatctatctatctgacatttgtaacaaacagCCCGTGGgaatatatgttgacaattgagcaattttatttatttatttatttatttttattacaattgagctgtaccaagatggccgccgttGTAGGCACGTCGCTCCAATCGGTagcagcagtcaatgcggcgttTACGTACATATGTCTATGGTTGACTCGCCCTCGTTTTATGCCATAATAAACAAGATCTAATGTATATATAATCTAACTTAGTTactttaaaaatcaattaatcagtaaaGTAACTATACTTTCCAAAGGAGTAATCAGTAGTCATTAATCAGATTAGTTTTTCAAGGTAACCGTGGCAACACTGCTCATAATACTGTACACTGGGACAAAAAGCACCTTCTCCAAAGcagtgtgtctgctccttttAAACTCAAGCTCCTCGTCCTCGCCCATCACCACTTAACGACTTCTTTAAATGTCACTGTGAAGGGTGCTGTTATATATGTCGGATTAAAATCTCATTAACTCTGAATGAGATCCTCCAGCACCTGCAGGAAAGGGAGGCCCAGATTCTGATTTTCCTACAACCCTTTGAAAGGAAATTTGACTGCTACAACATTAAAGAAGAGGATTTACCCTCAGTCAATGATTCAGTCAAAAGCACTTGATCGATTTTTCCTCCCTGGCGGCTTCTTGCTAGCAGCCATTGGCCCTCGTTCCCTCATTTCTACTCCTGACTTGTCACAAATTCCCTTAGAGCATCAGAGACGATGACGGGCCCCAGGCAAGCtgtgatatttcagtctgtCAGCGAGGGTGACCTGCCCTTTACCTCGACCCTCGCTAAGGATTCCTGCATCTTCCTTTCTGGTCTTTTGTTTTCCtgctgaaaagaaagagaagaaagaaaaagaaaggaaaggatgggactgaagccaaaaaacaaaaggcGAAATATAGCAGGAGCATATTTTTTGCTGTTGAGTGAGTAGGTCAAAGAGCGCCTGCAGTGTCTGATCTGAAAGTCCTtcctgtgacctttgacctgggAAACCTTGAAGCTGTGGCTAATGTTCAGTGTGGGGTGAATGCTGACATTTGcctccattcaaatgaaatatatgCATTCATTTGGAAATATGCATATTTATAAAGATGTAAATATGCAACTTGGTCATCTTACACATGCGCTAATACATGAACAGGTGCTGTAAGCTAATGGATTACACTGAAAGCAGTCTTCTTTTAATACCTAAATGCTGTTTTGAGTCATTATTTACATACTAAATgtctttattctattttatttaagaGAAAAcaccaatataaatataattagtgtaaaaatatatcagaatcTGCCTTCAAACTCAACATGTGTAGtcttctttttgtgtttctcaggaattgtttgacattttgggaaatatagCGAGACTGGCTCtatttaaaactaataaaacCTGCATAAACCTCCCAAATAAAACTGCAAATTTACATGTTTATGTTCAATTTCTATATGCAGATCAATAAATTATCATAACGTTGTGAATTAGTCAGATTTTGAGGTGCTGATAGTCACAATGGGGGCAGgcaaataagtgtatttcccaaaatgtagaattattcctttaaatttgtttttattaatggcATGTTAGTGTTAGTCCAATTGATGAGCCTCATTGACATAATGCATGAACTAGCCCTTTACCCTAACCTCAACAGTCACAATTAAGTGTCAATACCGActtctaaccttaaccttaaagcCAAGTCTTAACCCTCAAATTGCCCTTTGAagctgtcaaaatgtcttcacaGCACAGAAATGTCCCCACAACTCTGGTTTTTAACTGAAACCGGTTCCCtcaaagacataaaaagaggcacacacacacacacacacacatcactttaTTTCTCCTGCTCAAGGAGCTGCATCTGATAGAGTTCAGGCGCCATCTGTTGTCcaagattacttttttttaactttttttttttaaccagctgTTGTCATCATGGTCaagatgtgtttttgtctttacaaCCTGAAACACGTAAGCAGTCATGTTATAAAGGGcaaattaatatatttctgGCAGCAATGTTCCTTTAATATTAATTGGTTTGTGGATTCTAATCAATAGCTGCAGGAATAATTTGGATTTCCTTATTACTGAAATGTGAAGGTTGACTTATGTGCGTGTGCAGATATTGACACACAAAGATtaatgtcaacacacacacacacacacagcgcctGTCATACTacttccactttttttttttcttgtttatattcatgtttgttgttaAGTTGAGAAAACAGAAATTATAATTGGATACTTGCTTCATTTATCTGCAGAACTGATATCAGCACAAATAgcacaaataatttaaaaaaatacaaattttacagttttataatCAAGTAATGTCTCAGAAGATACTTCAATTAGAGATCTTGTTTAATCTGATTTGATGACTGACATAAGGACTGTGAGCATAGCGATATTAATGATATAAGAGGGTTAGACATGTATTTTGTTGAGCACTGATATTCTGGGGCTACAAAATTCAATATTTTCCTACCATCAACGTTTCTGAAATCTTGGATGACACAAGTTTTGTTCCAGACGGCCAAAAATCTTCTGACTGACTCGtctgaaacagaaaaatgtCACTCACAGCACTGCCAAAAACACCCACTCCTTTCTTTACACAGTACAGAAGCCTTAAATGAAGAACTGTCAGGTGCTTTAATTATCTCAAATGCTTTGTTAGAGGCTTATCCAAACCAAGAAATTGATTTTTTGGCATTAAAACGACCATAAAGTGTCAccattattcatttaaacatcatttttcagCTGTTTCTTCCATGAAATATCTCTATTGTTAACGCAGACGTTCCTCTTCTTAGTTAATTTCTTCTTTCTAACAAAATCACCCACATAAATCGTATATTTTATATAAGTAACCAGCCCCCTTTTTTCCAGGCCAATATTGATTTTACACCTCTTTTATTTATAGGAGGAGGGGGCGGATGTGTATTGCTTCCTGTTGCGCCTCGTCCACCTCGCTTCAAGTGGAAATATGGCTGAACTTTGACCCACGGCACAGCGGGACCGGTGTGAGGGGGAGGAGCAGCTGACGTCTCATTCAGGAAAGCATTGATTGTTGCAGTTTCGGGATAtctgtggaagaagaagaaccagGCGGCGGAGGAGAGGTGATTGTTTAGTTTTCCACATGACTTCAGGCTGTAATTTAAAAGGATAATTACAATTTAGAGATGATTTAAGGTATGAGTGAGATGTAGTGTAGCAAAATTGATcaaattaaaggataattaccgttttttacaacctggatcttatttctagcataaaatacgatcgtttactcacccagacaactttggtgtctcGTCGTTCGGACAAAATTAGTTCCAGTGTTGCgctgcgtatatccgtataatgcgagtacacggggcaccgaagcaaaacctctatataacacattttctgccaccaaactagttcatttcaatatttagttatgatacgttactGCTATGctcctccgagcccgtggtggcatgttatcaacatctggggtctgtaggttgacctactaacctctgatctggatgatgtcatttcagatgatgtcagatcagaggttatctatgagaggttagtaggtcaacctacagaccccagatgttgataacatgccaccacgggctcggaggggaatagcactaacgtatcataactaaatattgaaaTTAACTAGTTTggtggcagataatgtgttatatagaggctgcgcttcggtgccccgtgtactcgcattatacggatatacgcagcgcaacactggagctaatttcgtccgaacgactccaaatgacaccaaagttgtctgggtgagtaaatgatcgtattttatgctagaaataaggttgTAAAAAACAGTAGTTATCCTTTTAGCTGTAGATGTGATGTATAAAGTGGATCAGGGAGGTAATTGAGCCCCACTTTTGCTTTATGTTGATAAATGTCTTATGCCTTTACAGCTAGTGTGCTAATAACACTAAAGCCAAAATAAGTTTTGAAGAGTTCGTTCAATTTGCAACCTAAAGCAAAATGCTTACTTGAAGCTTGATTAATAGCATGAAGAATTGATGACTTTGACATTTATTCAACTCATAATTTCAAGTTGaattatgatgattatgatctTAAGAGACACATTGAAGTTGACCTGACAAACTCATCTAACTACATAGACTCAATGGTAAAATATGGGCTCATTTAATTCAAATGATCATGAAAATTTACTGTGTAAAATCATTCTGCTTCCCTTCTTCCCACACCATCATCCCATACATTCAAGTATTTGTctaaattacatttacattactaATATCTTTCATTTTTCCACCTTCAGTTTATATACATAGTCCATTTACATATAATACACTCATCCTGATGTTAATACGGCTTATCTAATTATTTATAAGAGGAAACATACAGTTGAGTACAAATGAATTGCAATTAGGAGTTAATTTTAGATGCTTTGAATGTaattaaatgcacacacacacacacacacacacacacacacacaggccacaaCACACACTCTTCCATTCTTATGTTTAACTAAAAGGTGACTCATAAAAAGCTAACGTCTCATCTTGTTGCATGTGTCAAACACAGACCTGTTGAAATGACAGTTAAATCTGAAGTGGCCGACATGCtggcaaatattcacatttagtCATTGACATCAgagaacatgttttttttttgttttttgttttttgggggggtggagAAATGAGTTTGGTTTGCAGTTCAAAAATGTGGCTTCTTGCTCTAGACTCTTCTGAGTTCATGTCAGCTCAATTAAGGCTCTAAAAAGCTGCAATGGTATGACGCCACTAGAGGGCCGGTGCACATCTGTCTCCATGATGTTTCAGTCTTCTTCCACTAGAGAGCAGTAGTCCTCCATTTCCTCCACATCTGCATGGAGTGCCTCTTACTTTGTCCATATTTTACAATAAATTAAGACCCTCAGCCAGGTCTGTATATGATATTCTCCATTTGTCATGATAATCCCGCTGTGGTGAATCAAGGCGTGTCGGCTCCATTCGTCCTGTGCTGCAAGTTTCCTGCTGAGtctccaaaaaaaaccaaaaaaaaaaccctgacgTCCTTCAAACTCTAATGATGCTGATGGACGAGGAGGCTCTGTGGagctgaaagagagaggagaaaacagtGATTATAAACACATGACTCATAAAAACAGGCAGAGGGTCACAAACATGATCATGACTCACAAACTGCAGGACGGCAGCGTGCGTTCACGTGTGCTGCAACGTGCCTTCGTTTCACGTGCTGGATATGAGACATCTGTCAAAGATTTATTAATGAATCGATGACCTGTTCCTCCCGTGTGTTTCATGCTTGACATTTAATGCACCAATCGAAACTGATCACAATGGGTTCAGATGAGATTCTCACTTAATTGCTTCAAGTTTGGGTTGTACTTAAGGTGAGAAATGCTCAAAATTTGACAAAGTAGGATCACCGGGGGAGAAACTGTTTGAAGAATCAGATGATCACTGCTATTGAGACAGccagacataaaaaaaatgaatcatgttTGGCAAATCTTGCTGGAtgcattctgttttttaaatttatctCTGCTCTGAGGCAAGTTATACCAAAGCAACtcttttaatatacattttggCTCTAAATCTAAAATGCATCTCACATATCAATCTATATTTAATCAAACACACATCTCAATGTCAAATTCGAGAAAATGTGCAAAAGCTTCCAAAGACACTGAATAGATCGAGCTGGaactgaataaaaatgatgCATGAGTCTTTGGTTTGAAATCTTCCCTTAATATGAATCTCTTTAAGCTTTTAGAAGAGTTCAAACAAGCTGATACAGAACAAATATAAAAGGAGAAACTGGACTCAATTACCCAATTCATGGATTAGTCAATCAACACAAAGTTAATCTGCAATAAATTatgaaaacaatcattttgttgcaacatctcaaatgtgaatTAATTTCTTATTCTGACCCTCTAATAAAGTAAATACCAAAGGGTTAATGTAttcatcaagaaaataattgacttTACATTTTATAAGCTTTTAATCTGTAGACAAATATCCTGATTGTTGCTTTAAAGCTTATCGAGTGTCTCTTTAACTCGAGGGAAAAACTTCCAAAGGACTCTAAATAAGAAGGATAAAACAAGTATTTACTCTACAGTGTGTAATATCTTCTTACAGGAGGATTCAAAGCTACATTTCTAATCTGCAAACTGTATTACGGTAAGAAAACTGTGTCACTCAGTCTTTACTTGAGCCTAAACTACCCCGAAACCAGAGATTAGTAAACACAAGGGACCGAAAACTGTTAAAGTGACAGTAACCTACATCTCCTGTTTAACAGAAAGCATAAATAATGTTGCCTTTTTACAAAAACCTCTAACAAGGAAGTTACTATTAATTACCTTAATTAAATCACTTAAGTATCTCAATTTACATAAACTATTTAACTTAAATCACACCTGCAGTTAACCTGGATGTTTGTAATTAGTGCTGCAAAGTATTTCTCATTTACTTTTGTTCACAATCAATCCATTTTTAATATCTTCTAGCAAACACTGAAGTGGATGCTCCCTTAAATGAACCCTAGAAACAtgtttaaagattaaagaagCCGGTGGAGCAGCTTCCTAGCCTGTCATGACTTCAGCTCTCTGTGCACCTTGTCAGACATGCAGGAGTGTATCTGGTGATGCCCTTCTTAAAAGCATAAAAGGTAGCGACCCTGCTTTGATGCACCTGCCAGCTTGTTGCTCGCTCGCACCTGAACTCTCTCTCAAACTGTAGTTTATCGCCACATCGGCTTATATTTAGAAACAAATCCACCCTGTCAGACTGCTGCTTTGAGCACTATCACCGACTGCATCTCCAGCGGCAACCCAACAAGCGTTTGCAGCGATAGCTCTGTGTTTCCAGCCCTGGTTGTTTTATATTTAGCAATGATGGCAGCAGCCCTGGTTGCTAGGAGATCTCTGATGCAACTGCATAGGGCTCTTCAGAGGAAACAAAATATTCCTGGCAGCCGAGAAATGATCATGCATAATAGAGAGGTGTTGCAGCAAAATGAAAgccatgaagaagaagaggaggaggaggaagttgtttttttttacaataaaaaaacaacaacactacttttaaatgaatttgaGGGGTTAGAGTGTAAATGAGTCACCCTGCTGCTGCGTACGGCTCCGTTGTGGTAGATGGGTGAGCTGTGGGCAGAAGCGTTGTAGTAAGAGGAAGTGGCGCGGACCAGCGGCCTCTTTGTCTTGTCCTTGGCACCGTTGGAGTCGTTGTCCTTGATGATGTCGTACTGTCGGCAGAAGAGGGCAATGACGGCTGCGGTGGAAGACGagacacaaaacaaattaaacatatGAAACAAAAGAGTGTCTTCTAATAAGTTTGAGCTATACCCATGATACATCCTCGTCTGCAAACATATCCAcgtatataacacacacacacacatacatacacacctgcccacagcagcagcacagtggtGATAATGAGCAGCTCTCCTGTCTGCAGATGCGGAGTCATGCCCAGACCTTCCATAGCCGGTTCATCTGAGGACACAACCAGAGCAAAACCTCATCGACAACGCCAAACAAGGTCAATGAGATGCAGATTCCCAGGTGTACAATGTGTGTTGgtatttttttgtgtgggaCACCTCCGCTCAGGAAAAgctataaaatagtgatttgaatcattatttttatcaaTAAAAGAGGCTGTACTAAAATATAACACTTTTAAGACTCTGTGAGCTCATTTAAACTTTATGTCAACAAGTTCCTTTTAaaagccaaaaaacaacaatatatttgCTGTTTGTTGATCTTCTAAAAGGTGTAAATCTTTAAAACCAGGTCACAAATGTATAGTCAGTTAGTTAGCTTGTTAGTTAGTTTGTTAGCTTGATAGTTTGTTAGCttgtttgttagttagttagttagttttttaAGCCTAGGTTTTCTCTAAGAGATATTTGCAGCAGcagatgaatccacatttggcACTCTAA
The sequence above is drawn from the Scomber japonicus isolate fScoJap1 chromosome 24, fScoJap1.pri, whole genome shotgun sequence genome and encodes:
- the LOC128354250 gene encoding fibronectin type III domain-containing protein 4-like, which gives rise to MVTWNVPQGDTVIGYAISQQRQDGLMQRSIREVNTSSRWCVLWDLDEDTHYSVQVQSVGPHGDSQPSRAVHFRTLERSDHYPAGVLDHHEPAMEGLGMTPHLQTGELLIITTVLLLWAAVIALFCRQYDIIKDNDSNGAKDKTKRPLVRATSSYYNASAHSSPIYHNGAVRSSRLHRASSSISIIRV